One window from the genome of Breoghania sp. L-A4 encodes:
- the rplD gene encoding 50S ribosomal protein L4, with amino-acid sequence MELQVKTLDGGAAGSITVSDEIFGLDPRADLIHRVVRWQLAARQGGNHKTKRRAEIAATGKKFVRQKGSGGARHGDRKVPQFRGGGKAFGPLVRSHAHDLPKKVRALGLRHALSSKVKSESIIIIDEAKSGEPKTKALKAQFGKLGLANALVIDGADLDKNFGLAARNIINVDVLPIQGINVYDILRRETLVLTKAAVSALEERFK; translated from the coding sequence ATGGAACTCCAGGTCAAGACGCTGGACGGCGGCGCGGCCGGTTCGATCACGGTTTCGGACGAGATCTTCGGTCTCGATCCGCGGGCCGATCTGATCCATCGCGTCGTTCGCTGGCAGCTCGCCGCCCGTCAGGGTGGCAACCACAAGACGAAGCGGCGCGCAGAAATCGCCGCTACGGGCAAGAAATTCGTTCGCCAGAAGGGCTCCGGCGGAGCACGGCACGGCGATCGCAAGGTTCCGCAGTTCCGCGGCGGCGGCAAGGCCTTCGGGCCGCTTGTCCGCAGCCACGCGCACGATTTGCCCAAGAAGGTTCGCGCGCTGGGTCTGCGTCACGCACTGTCGTCCAAGGTGAAGTCCGAAAGCATCATCATCATCGATGAGGCGAAGTCGGGCGAACCGAAGACCAAGGCTTTGAAGGCACAGTTCGGCAAGCTCGGTCTGGCCAATGCTCTGGTCATCGACGGTGCGGATCTGGACAAAAACTTCGGCCTTGCCGCACGCAACATCATCAACGTCGACGTGCTGCCCATCCAGGGCATCAACGTCTACGACATCCTGCGCCGCGAGACGCTGGTTTTGACGAAGGCGGCGGTCAGTGCTCTGGAGGAGCGGTTCAAATGA